The Glycine soja cultivar W05 chromosome 6, ASM419377v2, whole genome shotgun sequence genome has a window encoding:
- the LOC114416071 gene encoding uncharacterized protein LOC114416071: MKDSTETDAISGSLNLLSTLLDSELPSVRNFKGKWSLARVKLTQLQTHLTDFSAEFPNASTSNPLSFHLLHSISQTLNDAVSLSKTCQPETLPNGKLKTQSDLNSLLATLDRHVSDCDILFRSGLLLENSVSVSVSKREAIRSESRSLITRLQIGSPESKASAMDSLLGLLQEDDKNVTIAVAQGVVPVLVRLLDSSPSETKEKTVATISKISTVESAKSVLLAEGLLLLNHLLRVLDSGSGFAIEKACIALRALSLTKENARAIGSRGGISSLLEICQAGTPGAQASAAAVLRNLAAFEEIRVNFVEENAVVVLIALASSGTAVARENAVGCLSNLTNSGSSEEADGLLNLRVMVVKEGGVECLKNYWDSGNQIQSLEVAVEMLRHLAESGPIGEVLVGEGFVQRLVGVLNCEVLAVRIAAARAVYALGLNSGRARKEMGELGCVLGLIKMLDGKGVEEKEASAMALSVLLMHPANRRIFRKDERGVVSAVHLLNPSLQGLDKKYPVSLLALLVHSKSCRKQMVAAGACVHTQKLVEMDVPGSKKLLESLGRGKIWGVFARP; this comes from the coding sequence ATGAAAGATTCAACAGAAACAGATGCTATCAGCGGTTCCCTGAACCTCCTGAGTACTCTTCTCGACTCGGAGCTCCCGAGCGTGAGAAACTTCAAAGGAAAATGGTCACTCGCCCGAGTCAAACTCACCCAACTCCAAACCCACCTCACCGATTTCTCCGCCGAGTTCCCAAACGCCTCCACATCGAACCCCCTCTCCTTCCACCTCCTCCACTCAATCTCCCAAACCCTCAACGACGCCGTTTCGCTCTCCAAAACATGCCAACCCGAAACCCTCCCAAACGGAAAACTCAAAACCCAAAGCGACCTGAATTCCCTCCTCGCCACCCTCGACCGCCACGTCAGCGACTGCGACATCCTCTTCCGCAGCGGCCTTCTCCTCGAAAATAGCGTCTCCGTTTCCGTCTCTAAACGCGAAGCCATCCGCTCCGAATCGCGTAGCCTAATAACCCGTCTCCAAATCGGGTCACCCGAATCCAAAGCCTCCGCGATGGACTCCTTATTGGGGCTTCTCCAAGAAGACGACAAAAACGTGACCATCGCGGTGGCGCAGGGAGTCGTTCCCGTGCTCGTGCGTCTACTCGATTCCTCCCCATCCGAAACGAAAGAGAAAACCGTCGCCACCATCTCAAAAATCTCCACCGTGGAAAGCGCGAAAAGCGTTCTTCTCGCTGAGGGTTTACTCCTTCTGAACCACTTGCTTAGGGTTTTGGATTCTGGAAGTGGCTTCGCTATTGAGAAAGCATGCATCGCGCTTCGGGCGTTGAGTTTGACGAAGGAGAACGCTAGGGCGATTGGCTCGCGCGGCGGAATCTCGTCGCTGCTCGAGATCTGCCAGGCTGGCACCCCCGGCGCACAGGCTTCCGCCGCCGCTGTGCTGCGAAACCTCGCCGCTTTTGAGGAAATTAGGGTTAATTTTGTTGAGGAGAACGCGGTGGTGGTTCTGATTGCCTTGGCTTCCTCCGGGACAGCGGTGGCGCGTGAGAATGCGGTCGGCTGTTTGTCGAATTTGACTAATTCGGGTTCGTCGGAGGAGGCCGATGGTTTGTTGAATTTGAGGGTTATGGTGGTGAAAGAAGGTGGAGTTGAGTGTTTGAAGAATTACTGGGATTCAGGGAATCAAATTCAGAGTCTTGAAGTGGCTGTGGAGATGCTGCGTCATTTGGCTGAAAGTGGTCCAATTGGTGAGGTTCTTGTGGGTGAAGGTTTTGTTCAGAGGCTTGTTGGGGTGCTGAATTGTGAGGTTCTGGCTGTTCGGATTGCAGCGGCGAGGGCGGTTTACGCCTTAGGATTGAACAGCGGGAGGGCGAGGAAGGAGATGGGGGAATTGGGGTGTGTTCTGGGTTTGATTAAAATGTTAGATGGGAAAGGTGTGGAAGAGAAAGAAGCTTCTGCGATGGCATTGTCAGTGCTGCTGATGCACCCGGCGAATCGAAGAATTTTCCGCAAGGACGAAAGAGGAGTTGTGAGTGCTGTTCATTTGTTGAACCCTTCGTTGCAGGGGTTGGATAAGAAGTACCCTGTTTCGTTACTCGCTTTGCTTGTTCATTCCAAGAGTTGCAGGAAGCAAATGGTGGCTGCTGGAGCTTGTGTACATACGCAGAAGCTTGTGGAAATGGATGTTCCCGGGTCCAAGAAACTCTTGGAGAGTCTTGGCCGTGGTAAGATTTGGGGTGTTTTTGCTAGACCCTAG